One genomic segment of Vibrio fluvialis includes these proteins:
- a CDS encoding DUF368 domain-containing protein: MNYFSTFLKGMAMGAADVVPGVSGGTIAFITGVYDTLLESIRRVNPSLLRLWKREGFAAAFRHINGWFLIALFGGIFTSILTLAKLISWLLVTHPIPIWSFFFGLILVSVYHVLKQIEQKSLSRWALLLVGVAFAYSITVLKPLEMEFTSLNVLIAGGIAICAMILPGISGSFILLLIGMYTPVLGAVKSLQVDILSLFLLGCVIGLLSFSHVLSWLLKHYRDITLSFLTGLMLGTLPKIWPWKETVSWRTNSHGEQVPLLQHNLSPLDFEAITSQPAQLGIAIVLMLCAILLVLGLEKFAQTHDV; this comes from the coding sequence ATGAATTACTTTAGTACGTTTTTGAAAGGCATGGCGATGGGCGCGGCGGATGTCGTTCCTGGTGTATCTGGCGGTACCATTGCTTTTATCACCGGCGTCTACGATACCCTGCTCGAAAGTATCCGTCGGGTAAACCCTAGCTTATTGCGTTTGTGGAAACGAGAAGGGTTTGCCGCAGCGTTTCGTCATATTAACGGCTGGTTTCTTATCGCTTTGTTCGGCGGCATCTTCACCAGCATTCTGACGCTGGCGAAACTGATTTCCTGGTTGCTCGTGACCCACCCGATTCCTATCTGGTCGTTCTTCTTTGGCCTGATACTGGTCTCGGTTTATCACGTACTCAAACAGATAGAGCAGAAAAGCTTATCGCGCTGGGCGCTGCTTCTGGTCGGAGTGGCCTTTGCCTATTCCATCACTGTCTTGAAACCACTCGAAATGGAGTTCACCAGCCTCAATGTGCTGATCGCGGGCGGTATTGCCATCTGCGCCATGATTCTGCCTGGCATTTCCGGCAGTTTCATTCTGCTGCTGATCGGTATGTACACACCCGTTCTGGGCGCGGTAAAATCGCTTCAGGTCGACATTCTCAGCTTGTTCCTGCTTGGCTGTGTGATTGGTTTGCTGAGTTTCTCGCACGTATTGTCCTGGTTGCTCAAGCACTACCGCGATATTACGCTTTCCTTCCTGACCGGACTGATGCTGGGTACCCTGCCGAAGATCTGGCCATGGAAAGAGACCGTCAGTTGGCGTACCAACTCACATGGAGAACAGGTTCCGCTGCTGCAACACAACCTCAGCCCGCTTGATTTCGAGGCTATCACCTCACAACCGGCACAACTTGGTATCGCCATCGTACTGATGCTGTGTGCAATACTGCTGGTATTGGGGTTAGAAAAATTCGCTCAGACACACGACGTGTAA
- a CDS encoding SCO family protein — translation MSKNWSLILVVAFALGFGAKTYWDSQNQLSASQDPQTVTLFGADNKAVNIFDPKDDRIRIIYFGFTRCPDVCPTSLAMLAGALNELDEKTLSHLRPMFVSLDPERDNAEASATYAHYFHPMIEGMSAPLDVTTALAHRYGVIFRKTELPNSELKYTLDHSSYFYFLKPDGTLITKVPHTQNPAPIVDAIKKTINSSEG, via the coding sequence ATGAGTAAGAATTGGTCGTTGATTTTGGTGGTGGCGTTTGCCTTGGGATTTGGAGCGAAAACGTATTGGGATTCACAAAACCAACTTTCTGCCTCGCAGGACCCACAGACGGTCACTCTGTTCGGAGCCGACAATAAAGCGGTGAATATTTTCGATCCCAAAGACGATCGCATTCGCATTATCTATTTTGGTTTTACCCGCTGCCCGGATGTTTGCCCGACCTCACTCGCCATGCTGGCAGGGGCGTTAAATGAACTGGATGAAAAAACGCTGAGCCACCTGCGCCCGATGTTTGTTTCATTGGATCCTGAGCGCGACAACGCAGAGGCATCAGCCACATACGCCCACTATTTTCATCCGATGATTGAAGGTATGTCCGCACCGCTGGACGTAACAACTGCGCTGGCCCACCGCTACGGGGTGATTTTCAGAAAAACGGAATTGCCGAATTCAGAACTGAAATACACCTTGGACCATAGCTCCTATTTCTATTTTCTTAAGCCAGACGGTACCTTGATCACCAAAGTACCGCATACCCAAAACCCCGCACCGATCGTGGATGCGATTAAAAAAACAATAAATTCATCAGAAGGATAG
- the sstT gene encoding serine/threonine transporter SstT, giving the protein MQSNNIFARFARGNLVLQILAGIIFGVVLAVAAPDTAQSAGLLGSLFVGALKAVAPILVFILVAASIANQKKNQHTYMRPIVVLYLFGTFTAALTAVVLSFMFPTTLTLVAGAEGATPPQGITEVLQTLLFKLVDNPVNALMSANYIGILAWAVGLGLALHHASATTKAVFEDLSHGVSQIVRFIIRLAPFGIFGLVASTFATTGFGALAGYAQLLAVLLGAMAIIALVVNPLIVYVKTRANPYPLVFQCLRESGVTAFFTRSSAANIPVNMALCEKLKLDEDTYSVSIPLGATINMAGAAITITVLTLAAVHTMGIEVDLMTALLLSVVAAVSACGASGVAGGSLLLIPLACGLFGISNDVAMQVVAVGFIIGVIQDSAETALNSSTDVVFTAAVCQSEHKPSA; this is encoded by the coding sequence ATGCAAAGCAACAACATTTTTGCCCGTTTTGCTCGTGGTAACCTCGTGCTGCAAATTCTGGCAGGTATCATTTTTGGTGTCGTGCTGGCCGTTGCCGCTCCGGATACTGCGCAAAGTGCAGGGCTACTCGGAAGCCTTTTCGTCGGTGCTCTGAAAGCCGTAGCACCCATTCTGGTCTTTATTCTGGTTGCCGCATCTATCGCCAACCAAAAGAAAAACCAACACACCTACATGCGTCCTATCGTCGTGCTATACCTTTTCGGCACTTTTACCGCGGCACTGACAGCAGTGGTTCTGAGCTTCATGTTCCCAACCACATTGACACTGGTTGCTGGCGCGGAAGGTGCAACTCCTCCTCAAGGCATTACGGAAGTTCTGCAAACACTGCTGTTCAAATTGGTGGATAACCCAGTCAACGCACTGATGTCAGCCAACTACATCGGCATCCTGGCTTGGGCTGTCGGCCTCGGTCTGGCACTGCACCATGCATCGGCAACCACCAAAGCGGTTTTCGAAGATCTGAGCCACGGCGTGTCGCAAATCGTGCGCTTCATCATCCGTCTGGCCCCATTTGGTATCTTCGGTCTGGTGGCGTCTACCTTTGCAACGACTGGTTTTGGCGCGCTGGCTGGCTATGCACAGCTGCTGGCAGTACTGCTGGGCGCAATGGCGATCATCGCACTGGTGGTAAACCCGCTGATTGTGTACGTAAAAACCCGCGCTAACCCATACCCGCTGGTATTCCAATGTCTGCGTGAAAGTGGTGTCACCGCGTTCTTTACCCGTTCAAGTGCAGCCAACATTCCCGTGAACATGGCACTGTGTGAAAAGCTGAAACTGGATGAAGATACTTACTCAGTATCGATTCCACTAGGCGCAACCATCAACATGGCTGGTGCAGCAATTACCATCACAGTACTGACTCTGGCTGCGGTACACACCATGGGTATTGAGGTTGACCTGATGACGGCGCTGCTACTGAGCGTGGTGGCTGCGGTCTCGGCTTGTGGCGCATCAGGCGTTGCGGGTGGTTCACTGCTGCTGATTCCACTGGCTTGTGGCCTGTTCGGTATCTCAAACGATGTGGCGATGCAGGTTGTTGCGGTAGGCTTTATCATTGGCGTGATTCAGGACTCAGCAGAAACTGCTCTGAACAGCTCAACAGACGTAGTTTTCACGGCAGCCGTTTGCCAGTCAGAACACAAACCTTCTGCTTAA
- a CDS encoding copper chaperone PCu(A)C, translated as MKLKALWLAGLMLSPFSYAQTDIMAHHPYARATPPNAPTSAVFAELVNNSDHDRFIVAASTPAAGKVELHDVIKEGDVMKMRQVEAFTIPANGTLELKPGSFHIMLFDLKMPFQEGTQIDVQLTFKDGEQVSFTAPVKKVMKGMQH; from the coding sequence ATGAAATTGAAGGCTCTGTGGTTAGCAGGATTGATGCTCAGTCCATTCAGTTATGCCCAAACGGACATCATGGCCCATCATCCGTATGCTCGCGCAACACCACCCAATGCCCCGACCAGCGCGGTGTTTGCGGAACTGGTGAACAACAGCGACCACGATCGCTTTATCGTGGCAGCTTCCACTCCAGCGGCAGGCAAAGTTGAACTGCACGACGTTATCAAAGAGGGTGACGTGATGAAGATGCGTCAGGTCGAGGCGTTCACTATTCCGGCCAACGGCACTCTGGAGCTGAAACCTGGCAGTTTCCACATCATGCTGTTTGATCTCAAAATGCCTTTTCAGGAAGGCACACAGATCGATGTTCAACTGACGTTTAAAGATGGCGAGCAAGTCTCGTTTACAGCGCCGGTGAAAAAGGTCATGAAAGGCATGCAACACTGA
- the rsgA gene encoding ribosome small subunit-dependent GTPase A, producing MSLTDTHTLSLPQLGWRPVFQQQLSLEDMEHNALARVAAHHRSGYVCWSEQGEFHLDIHAKLPAMTVGDWIVIDHSQQFVRLLDRQSLFSRKAAGNRAYEQLIAANVDTVFIVSSLNQDFNLSRIERYLALAREAQVEPVIVLSKADLCDDAEDKRRQVQDLSPLLSVETINALNNESCQVLHSWCKIGRTIAVMGSSGVGKSTLVNTLMGEQVQETGGIREQDSKGRHTTTARFLLPMPSGALLLDTPGMRELQIADCEHGVAQTFADVESLAQQCRFSDCRHQSEPGCAVNRAVESGELDARRLKNYQKLLAEQLYNSETIAERHARHRRFSKMVRNAQNVIKQP from the coding sequence ATGAGTTTAACAGATACACACACTCTCTCACTGCCACAGTTAGGGTGGCGACCTGTATTTCAACAACAGCTTAGCTTAGAAGACATGGAGCACAACGCTCTGGCCCGAGTTGCTGCGCACCATCGCAGTGGCTACGTCTGTTGGAGCGAACAGGGAGAATTTCATCTCGACATTCACGCCAAATTACCCGCGATGACTGTCGGAGACTGGATTGTTATCGATCACAGCCAGCAGTTTGTGCGCCTATTGGATAGACAATCTCTGTTCAGCCGCAAAGCAGCAGGCAATCGCGCCTATGAGCAGTTGATTGCGGCAAACGTCGATACTGTCTTCATCGTTTCGTCTCTCAATCAGGACTTCAATCTCAGTCGCATCGAACGTTATCTGGCGCTGGCGCGAGAAGCTCAGGTCGAGCCTGTCATCGTGTTGTCCAAAGCCGATCTGTGCGATGACGCGGAAGACAAACGCCGTCAGGTGCAAGATCTCAGCCCCTTATTGAGTGTTGAAACCATCAACGCGCTCAATAATGAAAGCTGTCAGGTGCTGCACTCGTGGTGCAAAATCGGCCGCACTATCGCGGTGATGGGCTCGTCCGGCGTAGGGAAATCGACGTTGGTCAACACACTGATGGGTGAGCAGGTTCAAGAGACCGGAGGCATTCGCGAGCAAGACAGTAAAGGACGTCATACGACAACGGCCCGCTTCCTGTTGCCGATGCCAAGCGGCGCTTTATTGCTCGACACACCGGGAATGCGTGAACTGCAAATCGCCGATTGTGAACACGGTGTTGCACAAACGTTTGCTGATGTGGAGTCGCTGGCGCAGCAATGTCGCTTCAGTGATTGTCGCCATCAATCGGAGCCAGGCTGCGCGGTGAATCGCGCCGTAGAGAGCGGGGAGCTGGATGCGAGACGATTGAAGAATTACCAGAAATTACTTGCAGAACAGCTATATAACAGTGAAACCATCGCCGAACGCCACGCCAGACATCGGCGCTTCAGCAAAATGGTACGTAATGCACAGAACGTCATCAAACAACCATAA